In a single window of the Bacillus mycoides genome:
- the glpX gene encoding class II fructose-bisphosphatase has product MERSLSMELVRVTEAAALSSARWMGRGKKDEADGAATSAMRDVFDTIPMKGTVVIGEGEMDEAPMLYIGEKLGTGYGPRVDVAVDPLEGTNIVAAGGWNALAVIAIADHGNLLHAPDMYMDKIAVGPEAVGAVDIDAPIIDNLRAVAKAKNKDIEDVVATVLNRPRHQAIIEEIRKAGARIKLINDGDVAGAINTAFDRTGVDILFGSGGAPEGVLAAVALKCLGGEIHGKLLPQNEAELARCKRMGIEDINRILRMEDLVKGDDAIFAATGVTDGELLRGVQFKGSVGTTQSLVMRAKSGTVRFVDGRHSLNKKPNLVIK; this is encoded by the coding sequence GTGGAAAGAAGTTTATCTATGGAGTTAGTACGTGTAACAGAGGCTGCAGCATTATCATCAGCGCGTTGGATGGGGCGCGGAAAAAAAGATGAGGCAGATGGTGCAGCAACATCAGCTATGCGTGATGTATTTGATACAATTCCGATGAAAGGTACAGTTGTAATTGGCGAAGGTGAAATGGATGAAGCGCCAATGCTATATATCGGAGAAAAATTGGGTACAGGATATGGACCACGCGTAGACGTTGCAGTTGATCCTTTAGAAGGGACAAATATCGTAGCGGCTGGCGGCTGGAATGCGCTTGCTGTTATTGCAATTGCAGATCACGGCAATTTGTTACATGCTCCTGACATGTACATGGATAAAATAGCGGTTGGTCCAGAAGCAGTTGGTGCAGTTGATATTGACGCACCTATTATCGACAACTTACGTGCAGTTGCGAAAGCGAAAAATAAAGATATCGAAGATGTTGTAGCGACAGTTTTAAACCGTCCACGTCATCAAGCAATTATCGAAGAAATTCGTAAAGCTGGTGCTCGTATTAAATTAATTAACGATGGAGATGTAGCTGGAGCAATCAATACAGCATTTGACCGTACTGGTGTAGATATTCTATTCGGTTCTGGTGGAGCACCTGAAGGTGTATTAGCTGCGGTCGCATTAAAATGCTTAGGTGGAGAAATTCACGGGAAGCTCTTACCTCAAAACGAAGCTGAACTAGCTCGTTGTAAAAGAATGGGTATTGAAGATATCAATCGTATCCTTCGTATGGAAGACTTAGTAAAAGGTGACGATGCAATCTTTGCAGCAACAGGTGTAACAGACGGAGAACTATTACGAGGCGTTCAATTTAAAGGTAGCGTCGGAACAACACAGTCCCTTGTTATGCGTGCAAAATCAGGCACAGTACGCTTCGTAGACGGCCGCCATAGCTTAAATAAAAAACCGAATTTGGTTATTAAATAA
- the rho gene encoding transcription termination factor Rho yields the protein MNLSIAALENMKLKELYELAKEFKISYYSKLTKKELIFSILKARAEKEGFFFMEGVLEIIQSEGFGFLRPINYSPSSEDIYISASQIRRFDLRNGDKVSGKVRPPKENERYFGLLQVEAVNGDDPDSAKERVHFPALTPLYPDRQMKLETETKKLPTRIMDLIAPVGFGQRGLIVAPPKAGKTSLLKEIAHSVTTNHPEAELIVLLIDERPEEVTDIERSVKGDVVSSTFDEVPENHIKVAELVLERAMRLVEHKRDVVILMDSITRLARAYNLVIPPSGRTLSGGIDPAAFHRPKRFFGAARNIEEGGSLTILATALVDTGSRMDDVIYEEFKGTGNMELHLDRSLAERRIFPAIDIRRSGTRKEDLLIPKEHLDKLWGIRKTMRDTPDFVEGFLRKLRQTKTNEEFLQNIVADSKRYVTTK from the coding sequence ATGAATTTGTCAATTGCAGCATTAGAAAACATGAAATTAAAAGAGTTATACGAGCTTGCGAAGGAATTTAAGATTTCGTATTACAGCAAGTTAACGAAAAAAGAGCTAATCTTCTCTATCTTAAAAGCTCGAGCAGAAAAAGAAGGTTTCTTTTTCATGGAAGGCGTATTAGAAATTATTCAATCAGAAGGATTTGGATTCTTACGTCCTATCAATTATTCTCCAAGCTCAGAAGATATTTATATCTCGGCTTCGCAAATTCGTCGTTTCGATTTACGTAATGGAGATAAGGTTTCTGGTAAAGTACGACCTCCGAAAGAAAATGAGCGCTATTTTGGATTGCTACAAGTTGAAGCTGTAAATGGAGATGATCCAGACTCAGCAAAAGAGCGTGTACATTTCCCTGCATTAACACCGTTATACCCAGATCGCCAAATGAAATTGGAGACGGAAACGAAAAAGTTACCGACACGCATCATGGATTTAATCGCACCAGTTGGATTTGGACAACGTGGTTTAATTGTTGCGCCTCCAAAGGCTGGTAAAACAAGTCTGTTAAAAGAAATTGCACACAGTGTCACAACAAATCATCCGGAAGCAGAATTAATTGTACTTTTAATTGATGAGCGTCCAGAGGAAGTAACAGATATTGAACGTTCTGTTAAAGGTGATGTTGTAAGTTCTACTTTTGATGAAGTGCCAGAGAATCATATTAAAGTAGCGGAGCTTGTATTAGAGCGTGCAATGCGTCTTGTAGAACATAAAAGGGACGTTGTCATTTTAATGGATAGTATTACCCGTTTAGCGCGTGCTTACAACCTTGTTATTCCGCCAAGTGGTAGAACCTTATCGGGTGGTATTGATCCTGCTGCTTTTCATAGACCGAAGCGTTTCTTTGGGGCTGCGCGTAATATCGAAGAGGGCGGTAGCCTAACGATTTTAGCAACAGCGCTTGTTGATACAGGGTCTCGTATGGATGATGTAATTTACGAGGAGTTTAAAGGAACTGGAAATATGGAACTTCACTTAGATCGCTCATTAGCTGAGCGCCGTATCTTCCCAGCGATTGATATTCGTCGCTCTGGTACGCGTAAAGAAGACCTATTAATTCCGAAAGAACATTTAGACAAGCTGTGGGGTATTCGTAAAACAATGCGTGATACACCAGACTTTGTTGAAGGCTTCTTACGTAAACTTCGTCAAACAAAGACAAATGAAGAATTTTTACAAAACATTGTTGCAGACTCAAAAAGGTATGTAACCACTAAGTAA
- a CDS encoding type B 50S ribosomal protein L31 → MKAGIHPNYNKVVFMDTNTGFKFLSGSTKGSSETVEWEDGNTYPLLKIEISSDSHPFYTGRQKFATADGRVDRFNKKYGIK, encoded by the coding sequence ATGAAAGCAGGAATCCATCCAAATTACAATAAAGTTGTATTTATGGACACGAACACTGGCTTCAAATTCTTAAGCGGGTCTACAAAAGGCTCTAGCGAAACTGTTGAGTGGGAAGATGGTAACACTTATCCATTACTAAAAATTGAGATCAGTTCTGATTCTCACCCATTCTACACTGGACGTCAGAAGTTTGCTACTGCAGACGGACGTGTTGACCGCTTCAATAAGAAATACGGCATCAAGTAA